One genomic segment of Stigmatopora argus isolate UIUO_Sarg chromosome 18, RoL_Sarg_1.0, whole genome shotgun sequence includes these proteins:
- the LOC144092698 gene encoding transforming growth factor beta-1-induced transcript 1 protein-like isoform X3: MEDLDALLADLENTGSPLARCPVLLTSDPPSNDPVKQNTSEVRPPPPAYTPQQTVSAAMKTSQNSNPDKLYSTVCKSRSPRSADTPPPLPPPPAFSSSSLLGGGLSELDHLLQELNATQFNITDEILAQFPTSKDDKMKDKDSGAKSSATSATLELDKLMASLSDFRVQSTPTVPASPLITTTTTTTTPTAAVVTPPQQHQKPTVHPQPTSEGSLDSMLGLLQSDLSRQGVQTSSKGNCSACQKPVVGQVVTALGKVWHPEHFVCTECEAELGSRNFFEKDGRPYCESDYFTLFSPHCAHCDKPILHKMVTALDKNWHPECFCCVKCGGTFGEEGFHDREGQQYCQQCFLTLFASRCQGCTQPILENYISALNSLWHPQCFVCRECYSPFVNGSFFEHEGQPLCEAHYHQSRGSVCQACQQPILGRCVTAMGAKFHPHHLVCHFCLKPLSKGCFKEQENKPYCHPCFIKLFG; encoded by the exons ACGCCCTCCTCGCCGATTTGGAGAACACGGGCTCCCCTCTCGCACGGTGTCCCGTACTCCTGACGTCGGATCCGCCGAGTAACGATCCGGTCAAGCAGAACACGAGCGAGGTGCGGCCGCCGCCTCCCGCCTATACCCCGCAGCAG ACGGTTTCGGCAGCGATGAAGACCTCCCAAAATTCCAACCCTGACAAACTATACAG CACAGTATGTAAATCCCGATCTCCCCGTTCAGCTGatactcctcctcctcttcctccccctccggCGTTTTCCTCCTCGTCGCTGCTCGGCGGGGGTCTGAGCGAATTGGACCATCTGCTCCAGGAATTGAACGCCACCCAATTCAACATCACAG ATGAGATCCTGGCTCAGTTTCCTACTTCTAAAGATGACAAGATGAAGGATAAAGACTCCGGCGCCAAATCTTCCGCGACATCAGCTACGTTGGAGTTGGACAAACTCATGGCGTCGCTTTCTGACTTCCGCGTCCAAAGCACA CCAACTGTGCCTGCCAGCCCACtgatcacaacaacaacaacaacaacaacacccaCCGCAGCAGTAGTAACCCCACCACAACAGCATCAGAAACCCACCGTCCATCCACAACCTACGTCCGAGGGCTCATTGGACAGCATGCTGGGACTCCTACAATCGGACCTGAGCCGTCAAGGTGTCCAAACTTCTTCTAAAGGAAACTGTTCCGCTTGTCAGAAACCAGTTGTGGGTCAG GTGGTCACGGCGTTGGGCAAAGTCTGGCACCCGGAGCACTTTGTGTGCACGGAATGCGAGGCGGAGTTGGGCAGCCGCAACTTTTTCGAGAAGGACGGACGGCCGTACTGCGAGTCCGATTACTTCACGCTCTTCTCGCCTCACTGCGCCCACTGCGATAAGCCCATACTTCAT AAAATGGTGACAGCTCTGGATAAAAACTGGCACCCCGAGTGTTTCTGCTGCGTCAAGTGCGGCGGCACGTTTGGCGAAGAAG GCTTCCACGACCGCGAGGGCCAGCAGTACTGCCAACAATGCTTCCTGACTTTGTTCGCATCCCGCTGTCAAGGCTGCACTCAACCCATCCTGGAAAACTACATCTCAGCCCTCAACTCTCTGTGGCACCCGCAGTGCTTCGTGTGCAGG GAGTGTTACAGCCCCTTCGTCAACGGCAGCTTCTTCGAGCACGAGGGGCAACCGCTGTGCGAGGCCCACTACCACCAATCGCGGGGCAGCGTGTGCCAGGCGTGTCAGCAGCCCATCCTGGGCCGCTGCGTCACCGCCATGGGGGCCAAGTTCCATCCGCATCACCTTGTTTGCCACTTCTGCCTCAAGCCCTTGAGCAAAGGGTGCTTCAAGGAGCAGGAGAACAAGCCCTACTGCCATCCTTGCTTCATCAAGCTCTTCGGTTGA
- the LOC144092698 gene encoding transforming growth factor beta-1-induced transcript 1 protein-like isoform X1 has translation MEDLGVPEPLNYPLSPRIVVFDALLADLENTGSPLARCPVLLTSDPPSNDPVKQNTSEVRPPPPAYTPQQTVSAAMKTSQNSNPDKLYSTVCKSRSPRSADTPPPLPPPPAFSSSSLLGGGLSELDHLLQELNATQFNITDEILAQFPTSKDDKMKDKDSGAKSSATSATLELDKLMASLSDFRVQSTPTVPASPLITTTTTTTTPTAAVVTPPQQHQKPTVHPQPTSEGSLDSMLGLLQSDLSRQGVQTSSKGNCSACQKPVVGQVVTALGKVWHPEHFVCTECEAELGSRNFFEKDGRPYCESDYFTLFSPHCAHCDKPILHKMVTALDKNWHPECFCCVKCGGTFGEEGFHDREGQQYCQQCFLTLFASRCQGCTQPILENYISALNSLWHPQCFVCRECYSPFVNGSFFEHEGQPLCEAHYHQSRGSVCQACQQPILGRCVTAMGAKFHPHHLVCHFCLKPLSKGCFKEQENKPYCHPCFIKLFG, from the exons GGGTGCCTGAGCCACTTAACTACCCTCTCAGTCCTCGCATTGTTGTCTTTG ACGCCCTCCTCGCCGATTTGGAGAACACGGGCTCCCCTCTCGCACGGTGTCCCGTACTCCTGACGTCGGATCCGCCGAGTAACGATCCGGTCAAGCAGAACACGAGCGAGGTGCGGCCGCCGCCTCCCGCCTATACCCCGCAGCAG ACGGTTTCGGCAGCGATGAAGACCTCCCAAAATTCCAACCCTGACAAACTATACAG CACAGTATGTAAATCCCGATCTCCCCGTTCAGCTGatactcctcctcctcttcctccccctccggCGTTTTCCTCCTCGTCGCTGCTCGGCGGGGGTCTGAGCGAATTGGACCATCTGCTCCAGGAATTGAACGCCACCCAATTCAACATCACAG ATGAGATCCTGGCTCAGTTTCCTACTTCTAAAGATGACAAGATGAAGGATAAAGACTCCGGCGCCAAATCTTCCGCGACATCAGCTACGTTGGAGTTGGACAAACTCATGGCGTCGCTTTCTGACTTCCGCGTCCAAAGCACA CCAACTGTGCCTGCCAGCCCACtgatcacaacaacaacaacaacaacaacacccaCCGCAGCAGTAGTAACCCCACCACAACAGCATCAGAAACCCACCGTCCATCCACAACCTACGTCCGAGGGCTCATTGGACAGCATGCTGGGACTCCTACAATCGGACCTGAGCCGTCAAGGTGTCCAAACTTCTTCTAAAGGAAACTGTTCCGCTTGTCAGAAACCAGTTGTGGGTCAG GTGGTCACGGCGTTGGGCAAAGTCTGGCACCCGGAGCACTTTGTGTGCACGGAATGCGAGGCGGAGTTGGGCAGCCGCAACTTTTTCGAGAAGGACGGACGGCCGTACTGCGAGTCCGATTACTTCACGCTCTTCTCGCCTCACTGCGCCCACTGCGATAAGCCCATACTTCAT AAAATGGTGACAGCTCTGGATAAAAACTGGCACCCCGAGTGTTTCTGCTGCGTCAAGTGCGGCGGCACGTTTGGCGAAGAAG GCTTCCACGACCGCGAGGGCCAGCAGTACTGCCAACAATGCTTCCTGACTTTGTTCGCATCCCGCTGTCAAGGCTGCACTCAACCCATCCTGGAAAACTACATCTCAGCCCTCAACTCTCTGTGGCACCCGCAGTGCTTCGTGTGCAGG GAGTGTTACAGCCCCTTCGTCAACGGCAGCTTCTTCGAGCACGAGGGGCAACCGCTGTGCGAGGCCCACTACCACCAATCGCGGGGCAGCGTGTGCCAGGCGTGTCAGCAGCCCATCCTGGGCCGCTGCGTCACCGCCATGGGGGCCAAGTTCCATCCGCATCACCTTGTTTGCCACTTCTGCCTCAAGCCCTTGAGCAAAGGGTGCTTCAAGGAGCAGGAGAACAAGCCCTACTGCCATCCTTGCTTCATCAAGCTCTTCGGTTGA
- the LOC144092698 gene encoding transforming growth factor beta-1-induced transcript 1 protein-like isoform X2 — protein MEDLGVPEPLNYPLSPRIVVFDALLADLENTGSPLARCPVLLTSDPPSNDPVKQNTSETVSAAMKTSQNSNPDKLYSTVCKSRSPRSADTPPPLPPPPAFSSSSLLGGGLSELDHLLQELNATQFNITDEILAQFPTSKDDKMKDKDSGAKSSATSATLELDKLMASLSDFRVQSTPTVPASPLITTTTTTTTPTAAVVTPPQQHQKPTVHPQPTSEGSLDSMLGLLQSDLSRQGVQTSSKGNCSACQKPVVGQVVTALGKVWHPEHFVCTECEAELGSRNFFEKDGRPYCESDYFTLFSPHCAHCDKPILHKMVTALDKNWHPECFCCVKCGGTFGEEGFHDREGQQYCQQCFLTLFASRCQGCTQPILENYISALNSLWHPQCFVCRECYSPFVNGSFFEHEGQPLCEAHYHQSRGSVCQACQQPILGRCVTAMGAKFHPHHLVCHFCLKPLSKGCFKEQENKPYCHPCFIKLFG, from the exons GGGTGCCTGAGCCACTTAACTACCCTCTCAGTCCTCGCATTGTTGTCTTTG ACGCCCTCCTCGCCGATTTGGAGAACACGGGCTCCCCTCTCGCACGGTGTCCCGTACTCCTGACGTCGGATCCGCCGAGTAACGATCCGGTCAAGCAGAACACGAGCGAG ACGGTTTCGGCAGCGATGAAGACCTCCCAAAATTCCAACCCTGACAAACTATACAG CACAGTATGTAAATCCCGATCTCCCCGTTCAGCTGatactcctcctcctcttcctccccctccggCGTTTTCCTCCTCGTCGCTGCTCGGCGGGGGTCTGAGCGAATTGGACCATCTGCTCCAGGAATTGAACGCCACCCAATTCAACATCACAG ATGAGATCCTGGCTCAGTTTCCTACTTCTAAAGATGACAAGATGAAGGATAAAGACTCCGGCGCCAAATCTTCCGCGACATCAGCTACGTTGGAGTTGGACAAACTCATGGCGTCGCTTTCTGACTTCCGCGTCCAAAGCACA CCAACTGTGCCTGCCAGCCCACtgatcacaacaacaacaacaacaacaacacccaCCGCAGCAGTAGTAACCCCACCACAACAGCATCAGAAACCCACCGTCCATCCACAACCTACGTCCGAGGGCTCATTGGACAGCATGCTGGGACTCCTACAATCGGACCTGAGCCGTCAAGGTGTCCAAACTTCTTCTAAAGGAAACTGTTCCGCTTGTCAGAAACCAGTTGTGGGTCAG GTGGTCACGGCGTTGGGCAAAGTCTGGCACCCGGAGCACTTTGTGTGCACGGAATGCGAGGCGGAGTTGGGCAGCCGCAACTTTTTCGAGAAGGACGGACGGCCGTACTGCGAGTCCGATTACTTCACGCTCTTCTCGCCTCACTGCGCCCACTGCGATAAGCCCATACTTCAT AAAATGGTGACAGCTCTGGATAAAAACTGGCACCCCGAGTGTTTCTGCTGCGTCAAGTGCGGCGGCACGTTTGGCGAAGAAG GCTTCCACGACCGCGAGGGCCAGCAGTACTGCCAACAATGCTTCCTGACTTTGTTCGCATCCCGCTGTCAAGGCTGCACTCAACCCATCCTGGAAAACTACATCTCAGCCCTCAACTCTCTGTGGCACCCGCAGTGCTTCGTGTGCAGG GAGTGTTACAGCCCCTTCGTCAACGGCAGCTTCTTCGAGCACGAGGGGCAACCGCTGTGCGAGGCCCACTACCACCAATCGCGGGGCAGCGTGTGCCAGGCGTGTCAGCAGCCCATCCTGGGCCGCTGCGTCACCGCCATGGGGGCCAAGTTCCATCCGCATCACCTTGTTTGCCACTTCTGCCTCAAGCCCTTGAGCAAAGGGTGCTTCAAGGAGCAGGAGAACAAGCCCTACTGCCATCCTTGCTTCATCAAGCTCTTCGGTTGA
- the LOC144092698 gene encoding transforming growth factor beta-1-induced transcript 1 protein-like isoform X4: MEDLDALLADLENTGSPLARCPVLLTSDPPSNDPVKQNTSETVSAAMKTSQNSNPDKLYSTVCKSRSPRSADTPPPLPPPPAFSSSSLLGGGLSELDHLLQELNATQFNITDEILAQFPTSKDDKMKDKDSGAKSSATSATLELDKLMASLSDFRVQSTPTVPASPLITTTTTTTTPTAAVVTPPQQHQKPTVHPQPTSEGSLDSMLGLLQSDLSRQGVQTSSKGNCSACQKPVVGQVVTALGKVWHPEHFVCTECEAELGSRNFFEKDGRPYCESDYFTLFSPHCAHCDKPILHKMVTALDKNWHPECFCCVKCGGTFGEEGFHDREGQQYCQQCFLTLFASRCQGCTQPILENYISALNSLWHPQCFVCRECYSPFVNGSFFEHEGQPLCEAHYHQSRGSVCQACQQPILGRCVTAMGAKFHPHHLVCHFCLKPLSKGCFKEQENKPYCHPCFIKLFG, encoded by the exons ACGCCCTCCTCGCCGATTTGGAGAACACGGGCTCCCCTCTCGCACGGTGTCCCGTACTCCTGACGTCGGATCCGCCGAGTAACGATCCGGTCAAGCAGAACACGAGCGAG ACGGTTTCGGCAGCGATGAAGACCTCCCAAAATTCCAACCCTGACAAACTATACAG CACAGTATGTAAATCCCGATCTCCCCGTTCAGCTGatactcctcctcctcttcctccccctccggCGTTTTCCTCCTCGTCGCTGCTCGGCGGGGGTCTGAGCGAATTGGACCATCTGCTCCAGGAATTGAACGCCACCCAATTCAACATCACAG ATGAGATCCTGGCTCAGTTTCCTACTTCTAAAGATGACAAGATGAAGGATAAAGACTCCGGCGCCAAATCTTCCGCGACATCAGCTACGTTGGAGTTGGACAAACTCATGGCGTCGCTTTCTGACTTCCGCGTCCAAAGCACA CCAACTGTGCCTGCCAGCCCACtgatcacaacaacaacaacaacaacaacacccaCCGCAGCAGTAGTAACCCCACCACAACAGCATCAGAAACCCACCGTCCATCCACAACCTACGTCCGAGGGCTCATTGGACAGCATGCTGGGACTCCTACAATCGGACCTGAGCCGTCAAGGTGTCCAAACTTCTTCTAAAGGAAACTGTTCCGCTTGTCAGAAACCAGTTGTGGGTCAG GTGGTCACGGCGTTGGGCAAAGTCTGGCACCCGGAGCACTTTGTGTGCACGGAATGCGAGGCGGAGTTGGGCAGCCGCAACTTTTTCGAGAAGGACGGACGGCCGTACTGCGAGTCCGATTACTTCACGCTCTTCTCGCCTCACTGCGCCCACTGCGATAAGCCCATACTTCAT AAAATGGTGACAGCTCTGGATAAAAACTGGCACCCCGAGTGTTTCTGCTGCGTCAAGTGCGGCGGCACGTTTGGCGAAGAAG GCTTCCACGACCGCGAGGGCCAGCAGTACTGCCAACAATGCTTCCTGACTTTGTTCGCATCCCGCTGTCAAGGCTGCACTCAACCCATCCTGGAAAACTACATCTCAGCCCTCAACTCTCTGTGGCACCCGCAGTGCTTCGTGTGCAGG GAGTGTTACAGCCCCTTCGTCAACGGCAGCTTCTTCGAGCACGAGGGGCAACCGCTGTGCGAGGCCCACTACCACCAATCGCGGGGCAGCGTGTGCCAGGCGTGTCAGCAGCCCATCCTGGGCCGCTGCGTCACCGCCATGGGGGCCAAGTTCCATCCGCATCACCTTGTTTGCCACTTCTGCCTCAAGCCCTTGAGCAAAGGGTGCTTCAAGGAGCAGGAGAACAAGCCCTACTGCCATCCTTGCTTCATCAAGCTCTTCGGTTGA
- the patl2 gene encoding protein PAT1 homolog 2 isoform X2 encodes MSDSEDTKVVESEASQQPEWPENGSDWSEEDAESSMDCGLLQAMAEDDEDINVYNEETFGMDIDEPVTTDDANNGLLKFRYLPLQPPTPPPDPRPPPPGSPYTPRRAPQYMRRGQRRLPGRGLIFEDPAVMTIVEGRPSLKSLDSAIVDCGKIVFHPTFDNWVPPSYRKTRRISESILQDSAIVCVIEGHADRGQHLTPSFVDPASCFRGQRWPEPRDLYSRRHFGPRCPSPPQNSFLIPGPAFSRQPLTPRQHFNQTGGFAYPSIRPCPATPKMMQLQFGPNSPRPAHFYSPSSNPEQHFRYPGPVTQLHPQHKRLLNQKQRTFQRKPDDQDPYCNLMTAKEKEWIIRLQMIQLQSENPYLDDYYYQEYYRRVEAKLAEEELGIRSKRETPKLTTPYITKTDAYTPVVHIEGSLGQVAVSTCYSPRHAIGAVHAVQAQVPHEPQEQKDIRCQRLELLSEIEKLYIDMLDLEEMIRTKTSILPESEERRLMEKSQRKVEHIYSKMQHYDVLDSAEGFLPFLVVSKGKKLLARLLPFVKRDPALDILKIITSNLPTLMSSDTDEDLPILYPPLRNVIEGLAFSQLIGILRVLTSSETLSTNECLALVCQNKFGLSLLYSLLSHGEKLLSSGVRLEPSIGDFETWTDTIFQVAGQLSQCSLVEPLLLPSNLLTLFCRYLDKRTVHQLKSNMESATGGLALPS; translated from the exons ATGAGTGATTCAGAAGACACGAAA GTGGTTGAATCCGAGGCTTCCCAGCAGCCGGAGTGGCCCGAAAATGGAAGCGATTGGAGCGAAGAGGACGCAGAAAGCAGCATGGACTGCGGCCTCTTGCAGGCCATGGCGGAGGACGACGAAGACATCAATGTCTACAACGAGGAGACTTTCGGCATGG ACATCGATGAACCGGTGACCACGGATGACGCCAACAACGGTCTTCTCAAATTCCGGTACCTGCCGCTCCAGCCTCCGACGCCACCGCCGGACCCCCGGC CGCCGCCTCCTGGCTCACCCTATACGCCCAGACGGGCGCCCCAGTACATGCGACGAGGTCAAAGGAGGTTGCCAGGCAGGGGCCTGATTTTTGAAGACCCCGCCGTCATGACAATTGTGGAGGGACGGCCGAGCCTAAAG AGTCTGGATAGCGCCATAGTGGATTGCGGGAAGATCGTGTTTCACCCTACATTTGACAAC TGGGTGCCACCATCTTACAGAAAAACTAGAAGGATCTCTGAATCCATACTGCAG GACAGCGCTATAGTGTGTGTGATTGAGGGCCACGCAGACAGAGGGCAGCACCTGACTCCAAGCTTCGTGGACCCCGCTTCCTGCTTCAGGGGCCAGAGATGGCCGGAACCCAGGGACCTCTACTCGAGGCGGCACTTTGGCCCCAGATGCCCGTCGCCGCCGCAGAACTCCTTTTTGATACCGGGTCCTGCTTTCTCACGTCAACCGTTGACTCCGAGGCAGCACTTCAACCAG ACTGGAGGATTCGCGTATCCCTCCATTCGGCCGTGCCCCGCCACCCCCAAAATGATGCAACTTCAATTCGGGCCCAACTCGCCGAGGCCAGCCCACTTCTACAGTCCTTCGTCTAATCCGGAGCAACACTTCAG GTACCCGGGCCCAGTCACGCAACTCCACCCGCAACATAAACGTTTACTTAACCAAAAACAGCGTACGTTCCAGAG AAAACCAGATGATCAAGATCCTTACTGCAATCTAATGACCGCCAAGGAAAAGGAATGGATCATCCGGCTGCAGATGATTCAGCTGCAAAGCGAAAACCCATACCTTGACGATTACTACTACCAG GAGTACTACAGGCGAGTGGAGGCCAAGCTGGCAGAGGAGGAGCTAGGGATTAGGAGCAAGAGGGAGACCCCCAAACTCACAACACCTTACATCACGAAAACAGACGCATACACACCAG TGGTTCATATCGAAGGCTCCTTGGGTCAAGTGGCCGTGTCCACTTGCTACTCTCCTCGCCACGCCATCGGCGCCGTTCACGCAGTCCAAGCTCAGGTTCCGCACGAG CCGCAGGAGCAGAAAGACATCAGATGCCAGCGACTAGAACTTTTGAGTGAGATTGAAAAG CTCTATATCGACATGTTAGATTTGGAGGAGATGATTAGGACCAAGACCTCCATTTTGCCCGAGTCTGAAGAGAGGAGGTTGATGGAAAAGAGCCAGAGGAAAGTGGAGCACATCTACAGCAAAATGCAGCATTACGACGTCCT CGATTCGGCAGAGGGCTTTCTGCCCTTCCTGGTGGTCTCCAAAGGCAAAAAACTCCTTGCCCGCCTTTTGCCGTTTGTGAAACGTGATCCTGCTCTGGACATCCTGAAGATCATCACGTCCAATCTTCCCACGCTGATGAGTAGCGACACGGACGAG GACCTTCCAATTCTCTACCCTCCTCTTCGAAACGTGATCGAAGGCTTGGCcttcagtcagctgatcggaaTCCTCAGAGTTCTGACCTCATCGGAGACCCTTTCCACCAACGAGTGTCTGGCGCTGGTGTGCCAGAATAAG TTCGGTCTTTCCTTACTGTACTCTTTGCTGTCGCACGGAGAAAAGTTGTTGTCCTCTGGTGTTCGACTGGAGCCCAGCATTGGTGACTTTGAGACATG